From Phyllopteryx taeniolatus isolate TA_2022b chromosome 18, UOR_Ptae_1.2, whole genome shotgun sequence, the proteins below share one genomic window:
- the ccnc gene encoding cyclin-C isoform X1, whose product MAGNFWQSSHYLQWVLDKQDLMKERQKDLKFLSEEEYWKLQIFFANVIQALGEHLKLRQQVIATATVYFKRFYARYSLKSIDPVLMAPTCVFLASKVEEFGVVSNTRLISAATSVLKTRFSYAFPKEFPYRMNHILECEFYLLELMDCCLIVYHPYRPLLQYVQDMGQEDMLLPLAWRIVNDTYRTDLCLLYPPFMIALACLHVACVVQQKDARQWFAELSVDMDKILEIIRVILKLYDQWKNFDDRKEIAAVLNKMPKPKPPPNSENDQSSNGNQSNSYSQS is encoded by the exons ATGGCTGGAAACTTCTGGCAAAGTTCCCACTA TCTACAGTGGGTGCTGGACAAGCAGGACCTCATGAAGGAACGACAGAAGGACCTCAAGTTCCTCTCTGAGGAGGAATACTGGAAGCTGCAGATCTTCTTTGCCAACG TCATTCAGGCTTTGGGAGAACACTTGAAGCTGAGGCAACAGGTTATCGCGACTGCTACCGTCTACTTCAAACGCTTCTATGCAAG ATACTCACTAAAAAGTATAGATCCAGTTCTCATGGCTCCTACCTGTGTTTTTTTAGCTTCTAAAGTGGAG gAATTTGGTGTGGTTTCCAACACGAGGCTGATATCGGCAGCCACGTCTGTGT TAAAGACAAGATTCTCATACGCCTTTCCAAAGGAGTTCCCTTACAGGATGAATCAT ATATTAGAGTGCGAGTTCTACCTGCTGGAGTTGATG GACTGCTGCCTGATCGTGTACCACCCGTACAGACCTCTTCTGCAGTACGTGCAGGACATGGGACAGGAGGACATGCTGCTGCCGCTGGCCTG GCGCATCGTGAATGACACCTACAGGACCGACCTGTGTCTGCTCTACCCTCCCTTCATGATCGCCCTGG CGTGCCTGCATGTGGCCTGCGTGGTGCAGCAGAAGGACGCCAGGCAGTGGTTTGCCGAGCTCTCTGTGGACATGGACAAA ATCCTGGAGATCATCCGCGTCATCCTCAAGCTGTACGACCAGTGGAAGAACTTTGACGACCGCAAGGAGATCGCCGCCGTGCTCAACAAGATGCCCAAACCCAAACCGCCGCCCAACAG CGAGAACGATCAGAGCTCCAACGGCAACCAAAGCAACTCGTACAGCCAGTCGTAg
- the ngs gene encoding LOW QUALITY PROTEIN: notochord granular surface (The sequence of the model RefSeq protein was modified relative to this genomic sequence to represent the inferred CDS: inserted 3 bases in 2 codons) yields the protein MGSANVGTSTGLGPNLDMDAASTENQAFMTTWTAERREMVALDDHLAVYIDKVRTLESKKKILEAEIEALKSRHVPPPSGLRHLYERQLRDLNRAADQMDSSLAPKEAMLGQLDPLWTKYEGTVDRARKKAESEITNLRPELEELLQNIYWTTAKIDXVFGVPDLSSALRQIQSQYDCLAAKNLQEMDTRYKXQFQELNHASTKRVRGVREEIGCYKKVECIETLELELKVTKEKTALLLWEYQDLLNVKMGLEIEITTYRGCEGLEEWGALIVGEALTEEHSPRDTQIGEINEDQATEMSESKMVHIRVIAGLFHSATTRHSKTATPVRRTGPHVHWMSEQSVKTEDTTQSDTQERTITISVAAEEQSSN from the exons ATGGGCAGTGCCAACGTGGGGACGTCCACGGGCCTGGGACCAAACCTGGACATGGACGCGGCTTCGACCGAGAACCAGGCTTTTATGACGACCTGGACCGCCGAGAGGCGGGAGATGGTGGCCCTCGATGACCATCTGGCAGTGTACATCGATAAG GTCCGTACACTAGAGTCCAAAAAGAAGATTCTGGAGGCTGAAATTGAGGCCCTGAAGAGCCGACATGTCCCCCCCCCTTCGGGCCTCAGGCACCTGTACGAACGCCAGCTGAGGGACCTCAACCGGGCCGCCGATCAAAT GGACTCGTCTTTGGCTCCCAAGGAGGCCATGTTGGGCCAGCTGGACCCGCTGTGGACCAAATACGAAGGGACGGTGGACCGTGCTAGGAAAAAGGCAGAAAGCGAGATTACCAACCTCCGCCCg GAACTCGAGGAGCTGTTGCAAAATATCTACTGGACCACCGCCAAGATCG CCGTCTTTGGAGTCCCGGACCTCTCGTCAGCTCTCAGGCAGATCCAGTCTCAATACGACTGCCTCGCAGCCAAAAACCTTCAG GAAATGGACACTCGGTACAA GCAGTTTCAGGAACTGAACCACGCGTCCACCAAACGCGTCCGTGGCGTGAGGGAGGAAATAGGTTGTTATAAGAAAGTT GAGTGCATTGAAACCCTCGAGCTGGAGCTGAAGGTGACCAAGGAGAAGACTGCTTTGCTTCTATGGGAATATCAGGATTTACTCAACGTCAAGATGGGTTTGGAGATTGAGATTACCACATACA GAGGATGTGAAGGTTTGGAGGAGTGGGGAGCACTGATTGTCGGTGAAGCTCTTACAGAAGAGCACTCACCGCGTGACACGCAGATTGGTGAAATAAACGAGGACCAGGCCACCGAGATGTCTGAGAGCAAGATGGTCCACATCAG AGTCATTGCGGGGCTTTTCCATTCCGCGACAACAAGGCACTCTAAAACAGCCACACCAGTGCGGCGAACCGGTCCACACGTTCATTGGATGTCAG AACAGTCAGTTAAGACGGAGGACACTACTCAGAGCGACACGCAGGAGCGCACCATCACCATTTCTGTTGCAGCTGAGGAACAATCATCAAACTAA
- the ccnc gene encoding cyclin-C isoform X2: MAGNFWQSSHYLQWVLDKQDLMKERQKDLKFLSEEEYWKLQIFFANVIQALGEHLKLRQQVIATATVYFKRFYARYSLKSIDPVLMAPTCVFLASKVEEFGVVSNTRLISAATSVLKTRFSYAFPKEFPYRMNHDCCLIVYHPYRPLLQYVQDMGQEDMLLPLAWRIVNDTYRTDLCLLYPPFMIALACLHVACVVQQKDARQWFAELSVDMDKILEIIRVILKLYDQWKNFDDRKEIAAVLNKMPKPKPPPNSENDQSSNGNQSNSYSQS; this comes from the exons ATGGCTGGAAACTTCTGGCAAAGTTCCCACTA TCTACAGTGGGTGCTGGACAAGCAGGACCTCATGAAGGAACGACAGAAGGACCTCAAGTTCCTCTCTGAGGAGGAATACTGGAAGCTGCAGATCTTCTTTGCCAACG TCATTCAGGCTTTGGGAGAACACTTGAAGCTGAGGCAACAGGTTATCGCGACTGCTACCGTCTACTTCAAACGCTTCTATGCAAG ATACTCACTAAAAAGTATAGATCCAGTTCTCATGGCTCCTACCTGTGTTTTTTTAGCTTCTAAAGTGGAG gAATTTGGTGTGGTTTCCAACACGAGGCTGATATCGGCAGCCACGTCTGTGT TAAAGACAAGATTCTCATACGCCTTTCCAAAGGAGTTCCCTTACAGGATGAATCAT GACTGCTGCCTGATCGTGTACCACCCGTACAGACCTCTTCTGCAGTACGTGCAGGACATGGGACAGGAGGACATGCTGCTGCCGCTGGCCTG GCGCATCGTGAATGACACCTACAGGACCGACCTGTGTCTGCTCTACCCTCCCTTCATGATCGCCCTGG CGTGCCTGCATGTGGCCTGCGTGGTGCAGCAGAAGGACGCCAGGCAGTGGTTTGCCGAGCTCTCTGTGGACATGGACAAA ATCCTGGAGATCATCCGCGTCATCCTCAAGCTGTACGACCAGTGGAAGAACTTTGACGACCGCAAGGAGATCGCCGCCGTGCTCAACAAGATGCCCAAACCCAAACCGCCGCCCAACAG CGAGAACGATCAGAGCTCCAACGGCAACCAAAGCAACTCGTACAGCCAGTCGTAg